A stretch of the Panicum virgatum strain AP13 chromosome 9N, P.virgatum_v5, whole genome shotgun sequence genome encodes the following:
- the LOC120692762 gene encoding probable serine acetyltransferase 4, protein MAACVDKWHPTHAGRLSSAIYRYLPDRATTAAADRAMPAAAPAPASACCVRGDAVWEELRGEAQADADAEPILRKFYGDLVLSRPSLEAALAAHLSAKLCVPGALPQDALRDLLAGTLAAHPEAARAARADLLAARDRDPACARMVHCFLYYKGFLALQAHRAAHALWADGRAAAALLLQSRASEVFGVDIHPGARIGCGILFDHATGVVIGETAVVGNDVSILHGVTLGGTGKESGDRHPKVGDGVLIGAGASVLGNVHIGAGAKIGAGAVVLRDVPEGTTAVGNPAKAIGKKAAPQRRPEEQPGVTMEQGLSDYVI, encoded by the coding sequence ATGGCTGCCTGCGTCGACAAGTGGCACCCCACGCACGCCGGCCGCCTTTCCAGCGCCATCTACCGCTACTTGCCGGACCGCGCCACCACCGCAGCCGCGGACCGCGCgatgcccgccgccgcgccggcgcccgcgagcGCCTGCTGCGTCCGCGGCGACGCCGTCTGGGAGGAGCTGCGCGGCGAGGCGCAGGCCGACGCGGACGCCGAGCCGATCCTCCGCAAGTTCTACGGGGACCTCGTCCTGTCGCGCCCGTCGCTGGAGGCCGCCCTCGCGGCGCACCTCTCCGCCAAGCTCTGCGTGCCCGGCGCGCTGCCGCAGGACGCGCTCCGGGACCTCCTCGCCGGCACGCTCGCGGCGCACCCGgaggccgcccgcgccgcgcgcgccgaccTCCTGGCCGCGCGCGACCGCGACCCGGCCTGCGCCCGGATGGTGCACTGCTTCCTCTACTACAAGGGCTTCCTCGCCCTGCAGGCGCaccgcgccgcgcacgcgctctgggccgacggccgcgccgccgcggcgctcctcCTCCAGAGCCGCGCCTCCGAGGTCTTCGGCGTCGACATCCACCCCGGCGCGCGCATTGGCTGCGGCATCCTGTTCGACCACGCCACGGGCGTCGTCATCGGCGAGACCGCCGTCGTCGGCAACGACGTATCCATCCTGCACGGCGTCACCCTCGGCGGCACCGGGAAGGAGTCCGGCGACCGGCACCCCAAGGTCGGGGACGGGGTGCtgatcggcgccggcgccagcgtGCTCGGCAATGTGCACATTGGAGCCGGGGCCAAGATAGGAGCGGGAGCGGTCGTGCTCCGCGACGTGCCGGAGGGAACCACGGCCGTCGGGAACCCAGCGAAGGCGATCGGgaagaaggcggcgccgcagcggcggccggaggagcaGCCCGGGGTGACCATGGAGCAGGGGTTGTCGGATTACGTGATTTGA